The DNA sequence GCCGTGCCGGCCAGGGCCAGCAGGAGCAGAATGGTGCAGAAAAGCCGCATGAACCTGTCCGAGTTCGCAGAGTGTTGAAGGTCAGCCGGTCTCGGCAGCATGTAGCACCTACCCCCTGCCGGACGCAAGAATGGGTTCATTTTTCAAACCCTTGGGCGGCCTGCGCCTCCGGGCGGCGCGTTCAGGCGCGGCTGCCGCCGCGGGGATAGCTCTGCGGCGGCCAGAGCCGCGGTCCGTCCCACTGGCGGTAGGGGCCTTCGGCGTGCAGCCTGGCGGCCTCGGCCCCGAGTCCCAGTTCCTCCATGCGCTCCCGGGTGGGGATGCCCGTCGCCGGATCCTGTCCCAGCAGGGCGTAGTAGCGATCGAGCATGGCGTTGTGCCTGGCCTTTTCCCGTGCCATGTCCTCGGGGCTGAACAGGTCGGGGTTCAGGGGGATGGCGTCGTGGACCCGCGTGATGCCCCTGCGCGCGTTGAAGGCCTTTTCCAGGGTGTAGATGCGGTCCGCGGCGCGGATGAGGCTATCCTCGTCGAACGCTTCTCCCGTGGCGGCGGTCAGCAGGCGGGCCAGGCCGCCGAAGAGGGGCTCCTTCCAGGCCAGGGGCAGGGCGTTGGCCCAGGAATTGACCGCGCCCTTGCAGCGGCCCACGCTGTCGGCCAGGGTGCAGACCCGCTCGGACAGGATGATGGCCTGGACCGGGTCGTCCATGTCGGCGTGCATGGCGCCCGAAGCCTGCAGCTTGGGGTAGAGGTCGGGGTCGTTCTCGCCGTAGGCCCAGCTGCGGCCGCGCAGGTGGTCGGCCCCGCGGGTGGAGGTGGCGTGGGCCAGGGCGAAGAGGCCGGCCGGGTAAGGGCCGCGGCTCAGGCCCTTGACGTGGTAGCAGTAGCGCAGGGCCTCGGGGCCGATGCGTTTGGCCATGGACAGCATGCCTTCGGCCAGGAGGTTGCCGAAGCCTTCGCGCAGGGCCGTGAGGTGCACGAGTTCCACCTGGTCGGCGACGTTGTCCCAGGACAGGTCCAGTCCGCCCGTCATCTCACGGGTCAGGATGCCGCGGGCGAAGAGGTCCTTGGCCAGGGCCATGGTGTTGCCGAGGGGGATGACGTCGAGTCCGTAGATGTCGCCCAGATTGCTCATCTCCATGATGGCCACGGGGTCCGTCACGCCGCAGTTGGTGCCCATGCAGAAGATGGATTCGTACTCCAGGGCCTCGCCGTGCTCGCCCTTTCTCGCGCCCGACGGAATCTCGTAGACGTTCTTGCAGCGCACGGGGCAGTTGCCGCAGCCCGTGCGGCCCGTCTCGAACTGCTTCCAGGCCTCGGGCCGCAGCTGGGACGGCACCTCTCCAGACTCCAGGTATTTCGAGTAGTTGCGGAATCCAGGCCGCCAATTCACCACGCCGTGGTGCGAGCCGTAGCGGCTGGCCACATTGCGCTGAAAGTCGTCGCGCGCGAAATATTCCCGGTCGAGTCTGGCCAGTTCCCTGAACGTGTCGGGATCGGCCAGGGTCACGCGGTGGTCGCCCAGGACCACCACGGCCTTGAGGTTCTTGGAGCCCAGGACCGCGCCGCTGCCCCGGGCGGCCGAGGCGTACTTGTCGACGATGGTCGAGGCGAAACGCACCAGGTTTTCCCCGGCCTGGCCGATGCAGGCCACCGAAGCCTTTGACCCGTGTCTGGCCAGGAGCAGGTCCGTGGTCTGCCAGGTGTCCTTGCCCCAGAGGTCGCGGGCGTCGAGAAGCTCGGCCGAGTCCGGCGTGATCAGCAGGTAGCGGGGGAAGGCGGCGCGGCCCGTGATGATGATCTGGTCCGCCCGGGCGTGTTTCATGACCGAGGCGAAACGCTCGCCGGCGTTGCCGTCGCCCAGGATGCCCGAGTAGGGCGAGAGGGTGGAGACCTCCATGCGGCTGGTCATGCCCAGTACCGTCCCGGACAGAGGGCCGGGGGCGATGCAGTACACGTTTTCCGGGGCGAGGGGATCGATCCCGGGTGCGATGCGGTCGAAGAGAACCTTGGAGTTGAGGCCCCTGCCTCCGAGGAAGTACACGGCCAGCTCCCGGTCGAGGGGCAGCTCGCGCACCTCCTTCGCCGTCAGGTCAATGTCGATGATCCGTCCGGTCCAGCCGTTCATGGGCTCCTCCTTGGCAAAGGTGGCGGGGTGCCGCTCAGTTGACGCCATCATACCCGGGCGTGGCCGTCTTGGCTAGATGGGTCCCGAATTCCCTTGCTCGGACTGTCGGTTGTGGCTCGGGGCGGGAGCGTATAGACGGTGGAAAAGAAACAAGGAGACACGATGAGAGACACGTTCAGGGAAATTCGCTCCAAGATGGACGAACTGGAGCAGCAGTTGCGTCAGGAACTGGCCGCCAAGCAGGAGGAGTTCCGCTACACCGTCGAGAAGAAGAAGGTCCGCTTCAGCCGCGAGGTGCAGGAGGCCCACCGGGCCCTGGTCACCCGCTGGACGGCCTACGCCTACGAGTCGGGCGTCTTCAAGGTCCTGACCATCCCGATCATCTGGTTCGCTCTCGTTCCGGCGGTGTTCCTGGATTTCTTCGTGGGGCTCTACCAGCTGATCTGCTTCCCGATCTACGGGATCCCCATGGTCCGGCGCAGCGACCACATCGTGCTCGACCGGCACCGACTCAGGTATCTGAACTGGGTGGAGAAGTGCAACTGCATCTATTGCGGCTACTTCAACGGTCTCATGGCCTACGTGCGCGAGATCGCCGGCCGCACCGAGCAGTACTGGTGCCCCATCCGGCACTCGCGGCTGCCCAAGAGCACCCATTCGCGCTACGATCGCTTCGTGGACTACGGCGACGCCGAGGGCTACAGACGGGAGCTGGGGAACATCAGGAAGGATTTCGACGATTGCAGGAAGGACTAGGCCCCGTCCGCCTCACAGGGCCTGCCACAGGATCTTGGCACCGATGCCCAGGAGCACGACGCCGCCGAGCACTTCCGCGTGCTGTCCGAGACGGGTCTGGCAGCCGAGCAGCATGCCCAGATGCAGACCGGCTGCCGTGAAGCAGAAGGCCACCACGCCGATGACGGCCGCGGGGAACCAGATGGGGACGGCGAGCATGGCCAGGGTGAAGCCCACGGCCAGGGCGTCGATGCTTGTGGCCACGGACAGCATGATCAGGCGCGAGCCCACGGTCGGGTCCTGGCAGGTGTCGTCCTCGTCGTGGTGCAGACCTTCCCAGAGCATGTGTCCTCCGATATAGAGGAGCAGGGCAAAGGCGATCCAGTGCCCGAAGCGCAGGAAGTAGTCGCGCACCAGCAGGCCGCCGAACCAGCCGATGACGGGCATGGCGGCCTGGAACAGACCGAAGTGCCAGGCCAGGCGGAAGGTCTGGCGGCGGGTCACGACCTTGAGGGCCACGCCGGCCGCGATGGCCACGGCAAAGGCGTCCATGGCCAGGGCCACGGACACGGCCAGTAATTCGACTAAAGACATGCTGGTCTCCCGGAGATGAAGTAGGCACAAGGCAGATAGCCCAGCCCCGCGCCCAAGGCCAGGACCTTTTTGCGGGTTCCCGGCGGAGGTCGCCGGGCCGTACAAGTTTTATTGACGACGTGACCCCTCCCGTTTAGAGGGGTGCGCTGGCCAGGTTTTCGCCGTGGCCTGTATATTCTATGGTATGAAGGCGGAGGATATCGATGCGATCTCGGACTCTCGAAAAATGGACGGTTGAGCGCTCTTCGGAGCTCTACGGCGTGGACAACTGGGGCGGCGGATATTTCAGGATCACGCCCGACGGAAAAATGGGCATCACCCCGTTCCCGGGCAAGGACGTCTGCGTGCCGATCCCGTCCATCATCAGCGGCCTGCAGGAACGCGGTCTTGGCCTGCCGGTGCTGCTGCGCATCGAGAACCTCCTCGACGCCCAGATTTCCCTGCTGCACGACTCCTTCGCCAAGGCCATCAAGGACCTGCAGTACGGGGCCGAGTTCCGTGGCGTGTATCCCGTGAAGGTCAACCAGCAGCAGCAGGTCTTCGAGGAGATCTCCAAGGTCGGCGACCGCTACAACCACGGCTACGAGGTCGGCAGCAAGGCCGAACTCATCGCGGCCCTGTCCTTCCTGAAGAACCCCAAGGCCTGCCTGGTCTGCAACGGCTACAAGGACCAGGACTACATCGACCTGGCCCTCTACGCCGGCAAGATGGGCTTCCTCTGCTTCCTGGTCCTGGAGATGCCGAGCGAACTGCCCCTCATCCTCGACCGCGCCAGGATTCTCGGCATCAAGCCGCGCATCGGCGTGCGCATCAAGGTTTCGACTCAGGCCGGCGGCCACTGGGCCGAGTCGGCCGGCGACCTGTCCATCTTCGGCCTGTCCACGGCCGAGGTCGTGGATGTGCTCGACCTCATGCGCTCCCGCGACATGCTCGACTGCGTGCAGCTGCTCCATTTCCACCTGGGGTCCCAGATCCCCAACATCCGCGACATCCGCACCGCCGTGCACGAGGCCGCGCGCATGTACGCCGAGCTGGCCAAGGAAGGCTGCGCCATGGGCTTTCTGGACCTGGGCGGCGGCCTGGCCGTGGACTACGACGGGTCGCACACCAACTATGCCAGCAGCCGCAACTACACTCTCGAAGAGTACTGCACGGACATCGTCGAGTCGGTCATGGCCACGGTGGACGAGCACGACTTGCCCCACCCGAACATCATCACCGAGTCCGGCCGCGCCACCGTGGCCTACTACTCGGTGCTGCTCTTCAACGTGCTGGACGTCAGCCTCCTGGAGAACCGCCCCGTGCCCAAGACCCTGGACGAGGACGACCCGGAGGCCGTGCACAACCTGCTGGAGGTCTACAACTCCTTGTCCCTGAAGAACCTGCAGGAGTGCTACAACGACGCCATCTACTACCGCGACCAGATCCGTCAGCTCTTTCGCCTGGGCCAGTGCAGCCTGCGCCAGCGCGCCCTGTCCGACACCATCTTCT is a window from the Desulfomicrobium escambiense DSM 10707 genome containing:
- a CDS encoding aldehyde ferredoxin oxidoreductase family protein, which produces MNGWTGRIIDIDLTAKEVRELPLDRELAVYFLGGRGLNSKVLFDRIAPGIDPLAPENVYCIAPGPLSGTVLGMTSRMEVSTLSPYSGILGDGNAGERFASVMKHARADQIIITGRAAFPRYLLITPDSAELLDARDLWGKDTWQTTDLLLARHGSKASVACIGQAGENLVRFASTIVDKYASAARGSGAVLGSKNLKAVVVLGDHRVTLADPDTFRELARLDREYFARDDFQRNVASRYGSHHGVVNWRPGFRNYSKYLESGEVPSQLRPEAWKQFETGRTGCGNCPVRCKNVYEIPSGARKGEHGEALEYESIFCMGTNCGVTDPVAIMEMSNLGDIYGLDVIPLGNTMALAKDLFARGILTREMTGGLDLSWDNVADQVELVHLTALREGFGNLLAEGMLSMAKRIGPEALRYCYHVKGLSRGPYPAGLFALAHATSTRGADHLRGRSWAYGENDPDLYPKLQASGAMHADMDDPVQAIILSERVCTLADSVGRCKGAVNSWANALPLAWKEPLFGGLARLLTAATGEAFDEDSLIRAADRIYTLEKAFNARRGITRVHDAIPLNPDLFSPEDMAREKARHNAMLDRYYALLGQDPATGIPTRERMEELGLGAEAARLHAEGPYRQWDGPRLWPPQSYPRGGSRA
- a CDS encoding manganese efflux pump MntP family protein, translating into MSLVELLAVSVALAMDAFAVAIAAGVALKVVTRRQTFRLAWHFGLFQAAMPVIGWFGGLLVRDYFLRFGHWIAFALLLYIGGHMLWEGLHHDEDDTCQDPTVGSRLIMLSVATSIDALAVGFTLAMLAVPIWFPAAVIGVVAFCFTAAGLHLGMLLGCQTRLGQHAEVLGGVVLLGIGAKILWQAL
- the speA gene encoding biosynthetic arginine decarboxylase → MRSRTLEKWTVERSSELYGVDNWGGGYFRITPDGKMGITPFPGKDVCVPIPSIISGLQERGLGLPVLLRIENLLDAQISLLHDSFAKAIKDLQYGAEFRGVYPVKVNQQQQVFEEISKVGDRYNHGYEVGSKAELIAALSFLKNPKACLVCNGYKDQDYIDLALYAGKMGFLCFLVLEMPSELPLILDRARILGIKPRIGVRIKVSTQAGGHWAESAGDLSIFGLSTAEVVDVLDLMRSRDMLDCVQLLHFHLGSQIPNIRDIRTAVHEAARMYAELAKEGCAMGFLDLGGGLAVDYDGSHTNYASSRNYTLEEYCTDIVESVMATVDEHDLPHPNIITESGRATVAYYSVLLFNVLDVSLLENRPVPKTLDEDDPEAVHNLLEVYNSLSLKNLQECYNDAIYYRDQIRQLFRLGQCSLRQRALSDTIFWAVIRAIAEKLPEMKNPPSALKDVDLALASIYYCNMSVFQSLPDAWAIGHLFPIMPVHRLDELPTEQAILADITCDSDGKLDSFIDIHGVKRVLELHSVKPCEPYHLGAFLVGAYQETLGDLHNLFGDTNVVSVRINEDGTYDFIRELEGDSVADVLSYVEFEPKQVLENFRKVAEQGVREGKISPQERFMIMRAYERGLRGYTYLNEGRDCDNPDVCASGPTAGV